A section of the Saccopteryx leptura isolate mSacLep1 chromosome 4, mSacLep1_pri_phased_curated, whole genome shotgun sequence genome encodes:
- the CASKIN1 gene encoding caskin-1 isoform X1 translates to MGKEQELVQAVKAEDVGTAQRLLQRPRPGKAKLLGSTKKINVNFQDPDGFSALHHAALNGNTELITLLLEAQAAVDIKDNKGMRPLHYAAWQGRKEPMKLVLKAGSAVNVPSDEGHIPLHLAAQHGHYDVSEMLLQHQSNPCMVDNSGKTPLDLACEFGRVGVVQLLLSSNMCAALLEPRPGDTTDPNGTSPLHLAAKNGHIDIIRLLLQAGIDINRQTKSGTALHEAALCGKTEVVRLLLENGINAHVRNTYSQTALDIVHQFTTSQASKEIKQLLREASAALQVRATQDYCNNYDLTSLNVKAGDIITVLEQHPDGRWKGCIHDNRTGNDRVGYFPSSLGEVIVKRAGSRAGTEPSPPQGGSLSGPSAPPEEIWVLRKPFAGGDRSGSLSGMAVGRSSGAHTLHAGSEGVKLLATVLSQKSISESSSGDSPVKPLEGSAGAARPQPPAAHAGQVYAEQPSKKLEPASEGKSAEAVNQWLATFQLQLYAPNFLSAGYDLPTISRMTPEDLTAIGVTKPGHRKKITAEISSLSIPDWLPEHKPANLAVWLSMIGLAQYYKVLVDNGYENIDFITDITWEDLQEIGITKLGHQKKLMLAVRKLAELQKAEYAKYEGGPLRQKAPQSLEVMAIESLPPPEPAPADCQSPKMTTFQDSELSGELQAAMTGPAEGATTPATAEKPSNHLPPTPRASMRQEPSLGGRARHMSSSQELLGDGLPGPGSPMSRSQEYLLDEGPAPGTPPKEARPSRHSHSIKRASVPPVPGKPRQVLPPGASPFTPPQTPTKAQPGSPQALGGPHGPAPATAKVKPTPQLLPPMERPMSPRSLPQSPTHRGFAYVLPQPVESEAGPAAPGPASAPAPVPVLCLPPEADVEPGRPKKRAHSLNRYAASDSEPERDELLVPAAAGPYATVQRRVGRSHSVRAPAGADKNVNRSQSFAVRPRKKGPPPPPPKRSSSAMASANLADESAPDAETKGAGTEDGLLGVRAQRRRASDLAGSVDTGSAGSVKSIAAMLELSSIGGGGRATRRPPEGHPTPRPDSPESGRVATVLASVKHKEAIGPDGEVVNRRRTLSGPVTGLLATARRGPGELVGPADHSRFVEDGTARQRPRGAAKGEASGEGSPLARVEASATLKRRIRAKQSQQENLKFILTESDTVKRRPKTKEREAGLEPPPSLSVYQNGTGTVRRRLGSEQAGPLELPPPPPPAEPPPSDLMHLPPLPPPESDARKPAKPPVSPKPVLAQPVPKLQGSPTPASKKVPLPGPSSPEVKCAHGTPPPVSPKPPPPPTAPKPAKAAAGLQSGSANPSPTPSPARQPPVALAKPASTPPSLSTSPAKPPSPGAPALHVPAKPPRAAAAAAAAATGPLAAPDGASPGDSARQKLEETSACLAAALQAVEEKIRQEDAQGLRPSATEKSTGSILDDIGSMFDDLADQLDAMLE, encoded by the exons AGCTCCTGGGCTCCACCAAGAAGATCAATGTCAACTTTCAGGACCCGGATGG CTTCTCTGCCCTGCACCATGCGGCCCTGAATGGCAACACGGAATTGATCACCCTCCTGCTGGAAGCCCAGGCAGCTGTGGACATAAAGGACAACAAAG GCATGCGGCCACTGCACTACGCGGCCTGGCAGGGCCGGAAGGAGCCCATGAAGCTGGTGCTAAAGGCAGGCTCGGCGGTGAACGTGCCATCGGATGAGGGCCACATCCCCCTCCACCTAGCAGCCCAGCACGGTCACTATGATGTG TCTGAGATGCTGCTGCAGCACCAGTCCAACCCGTGCATGGTGGACAACTCGGGGAAGACACCTCTGGACCTGGCCTGTGAGTTCGGCCGCGTCGGG GTGGTCCAGCTGCTCCTCAGCAGCAACATGTGTGCAGCCTTGCTGGAGCCCCGGCCAGGGGACACCACTGACCCAAATGGCACCAGCCCCTTGCACCTGGCAGCCAAGAACGGTCACATCGATATTATCAG ACTCCTCCTCCAAGCTGGCATTGACATAAACCGCCAGACCAAGTCCGGCACGGCCCTGCATGAGGCTGCACTCTGTGGGAAGACGGAAGTGGTTCGGCTGTTGCTGGAG AATGGGATCAATGCCCATGTGCGGAACACATACAGCCAGACGGCCCTGGACATTGTGCACCAGTTCACCACGTCCCAGGCCAGCAAGGAGATCAAGCAGCTGCTGCGAG AGGCCTCGGCAGCTCTGCAGGTCCGGGCAACCCAAGATTATTGCAACAATTATGACCTGACCAGCCTCAACGTGAAAGCTGGGGATATCATCACA GTCCTTGAGCAGCATCCAGATGGCCGGTGGAAGGGCTGTATCCATGACAACCGGACAGGCAATGACCGGGTGGGCTACTTCCCATCCTCCCTGGGCGAGGTCATTGTCAAGCGAGCAG GTTCCCGAGCCGGCACCGAACCAAGCCCGCCCCAGGGAGGCAGCTTGTCGGGACCGTCTGCACCCCCTGAAGAGATCTGGGTGCTAAGGAAGCCTTTTGCAG GCGGAGACCGCAGCGGCAGCTTGAGCGGTATGGCCGTCGGCCGGAGCAGTGGGGCCCACACCCTGCATGCAGGCTCCGAAGGGGTCAAG CTCCTGGCAACAGTGCTCTCCCAGAAGTCCATCTCCGAGTCCAGCTCCGGGGACAGCCCTGTCAAGCCTCTGGAGGGCTCTGCAG GTGCGGCCCGGCCCCAGCCTCCAGCGGCCCATGCTGGGCAGGTCTATGCGGAGCAGCCATCTAAGAAGCTGGAGCCAGCATCGGAGGGCAAG AGTGCTGAGGCTGTTAATCAGTGGCTTGCCACATTCCAGCTGCAGCTGTATGCCCCCAACTTCCTCAGCGCTGGCTACGACCTGCCCACTATCAGCCGCATGACCCCTGAG GACCTCACAGCCATTGGGGTCACCAAGCCAGGCCACAGGAAGAAAATCACGGCCGAGatcagcagcctcagcattcccgACTGGCTGCCTGAGCACAAACCT GCTAACCTGGCCGTGTGGCTGTCCATGATTGGCCTGGCCCAGTACTACAAGGTGCTAGTGGACAATGGTTATGAGAACATCGACTTTATCACCGACATCACCTGGGAGGACCTACAGGAGATTGGAATCACCAAGCTGG GGCACCAGAAGAAGTTGATGCTGGCAGTGAGGAAACTGGCAGAGCTGCAGAAAGCAGAGTATGCCAAGTATGAAGGGGGACCTCTACGCCAGAAGGCACCGCAGTCCCTTGAAGTGATGGCCATTGAGTCACTGCCCCCACCTGAGCCTGCACCAGCTGACTGCCAGTCTCCTAAGATGACCACCTTCCAGGACAGTGAACTCAGCGGTGAGCTGCAGGCTGCCATGACTGGCCCAGCGGAGGGCGCCACCACCCCTGCCACTGCTGAGAAGCCCTCCAACCACCTGCCGCCCACCCCAAGGGCCTCCATGCGTCAGGAGCCCAGCCTGGGTGGGCGGGCACGGCACATGAGCAGCTCTCAGGAGCTTCTGGGTGATGGGTTACCTGGGCCTGGCAGCCCTATGTCACGAAGCCAGGAGTACCTGTTAGATGAGGGACCAGCCCCTGGTACTCCACCCAAGGAGGCTCGGCCCAGCCGCCACAGCCACAGCATCAAGCGGGCCAGTGTGCCCCCAGTGCCTGGCAAGCCACGACAGGTCCTTCCACCAGGTGCCAGCCCCTTTACACCCCCCCAGACTCCCACTAAAGCCCAGCCAGGTTCCCCCCAGGCCCTGGGGGGGCCTCATGGTCCAGCCCCAGCCACAGCCAAGGTGAAGCCCACCCCACAGCTGCTGCCACCAATGGAGCGGCCCATGTCGCCCCGCTCACTGCCTCAGTCACCCACACACCGTGGCTTTGCCTATGTTCTGCCCCAGCCGGTGGAGAGCGAGGCAGGGCCAGCTGCTCCAGGGCCTGCATCTGCCCCTGCACCTGTGCCCGTGCTGTGTCTGCCCCCTGAGGCTGATGTGGAGCCAGGGCGGCCCAAGAAACGCGCCCACAGCCTGAATCGCTATGCAGCATCTGACAGTGAGCCAGAGCGGGACGAGCTGCTGGTGCCAGCTGCTGCGGGGCCCTATGCCACAGTCCAGCGGCGTGTAGGCCGCAGCCACTCGGTGCGGGCACCTGCTGGTGCTGACAAGAACGTCAACCGCAGCCAGTCTTTTGCTGTGCGGCCCCGAAAGAAGGggcctccaccacctccacccaaACGCTCTAGCTCAGCCATGGCCAGCGCAAACCTGGCTGATGAGTCAGCACCAGATGCTGAAACTAAGGGGGCTGGGACGGAGGATGGCCTGCTGGGGGTTCGGGCACAGCGCCGACGGGCTAGTGACCTGGCTGGCAGCGTGGACACAGGCAGTGCCGGCAGTGTGAAGAGCATCGCAGCCATGCTTGAGCTGTCATCCATTGGGGGCGGAGGCCGGGCAACCCGTCGGCCCCCCGAGGGCCACCCCACGCCTCGCCCTGACAGCCCAGAGTCAGGCCGGGTGGCCACAGTGTTGGCCTCAGTGAAGCACAAGGAGGCCATTGGGCCCGATGGAGAGGTGGTGAACCGGCGCCGCACGCTCAGCGGGCCTGTCACAGGACTTCTGGCCACTGCCCGTCGGGGGCCTGGGGAATTGGTGGGGCCTGCAGATCACAGCCGCTTTGTGGAGGATGGCACTGCCCGGCAGCGGCCTCGAGGTGCAGCCAAAGGAGAGGCAAGTGGGGAGGGCTCTCCCTTGGCCCGGGTGGAGGCCAGTGCCACACTCAAGAGGCGTATCCGAGCCAAGCAGAGCCAGCAGGAGAACCTCAAGTTCATCCTGACTGAGTCTGACACTGTCAAGCGCCGGCCCAAGACCAAGGAGCGGGAGGCAGGTCTGGAGCCGCCCCCATCACTATCTGTGTACCAGAATGGCACGGGCACTGTGCGCCGCCGACTGGGCTCAGAGCAAGCTGGACCCCTGGAGCTGCCTCCGCCACCCCCACCAGCGGAGCCCCCGCCCTCTGACCTGATGCACTTGCCCCCGCTGCCCCCACCAGAAAGTGATGCCCGGAAGCCAGCCAAGCCACCTGTCTCTCCAAAGCCTGTCCTGGCTCAGCCTGTACCCAAGCTCCAGGGGTCGCCCACACCTGCCTCCAAGAAGGTGCCGCTGCCAGGTCCCAGCAGTCCAG AGGTGAAGTGTGCTCATGGCACGCCGCCGCCGGTGTCTCccaagccgccgccgccgcccacgGCGCCCAAGCCCGCCAAGGCCGCGGCAGGTCTGCAGTCAGGCAGCGCCAACCCGTCGCCCACGCCTTCGCCGGCGCGCCAGCCGCCCGTTGCCCTCGCCAAGCCAGCTAGCACGCCGCCCTCCTTGAGCACCAGCCCCGCCAAGCCCCCGTCTCCCGGCGCACCCGCGCTGCACGTGCCAGCCAAGCCGCCGcgcgccgctgccgccgccgccgcagccgccACTGGGCCCCTCGCCGCGCCCGACGGCGCCTCGCCTGGGGACAGCGCCCGGCAGAAGCTAGAGGAGACGAGCGCGTGCCTGGCGGCGGCGCTGCAAGCAGTAGAGGAAAAGATCCGGCAGGAGGACGCACAAGGCCTGCG CCCCTCGGCCACGGAGAAGAGCACGGGCAGCATCCTGGACGACATCGGGAGCATGTTTGATGACCTGGCGGACCAACTGGATGCCATGCTGGAGTGA
- the CASKIN1 gene encoding caskin-1 isoform X2: MGKEQELVQAVKAEDVGTAQRLLQRPRPGKAKLLGSTKKINVNFQDPDGFSALHHAALNGNTELITLLLEAQAAVDIKDNKGMRPLHYAAWQGRKEPMKLVLKAGSAVNVPSDEGHIPLHLAAQHGHYDVSEMLLQHQSNPCMVDNSGKTPLDLACEFGRVGVVQLLLSSNMCAALLEPRPGDTTDPNGTSPLHLAAKNGHIDIIRLLLQAGIDINRQTKSGTALHEAALCGKTEVVRLLLENGINAHVRNTYSQTALDIVHQFTTSQASKEIKQLLREASAALQVRATQDYCNNYDLTSLNVKAGDIITVLEQHPDGRWKGCIHDNRTGNDRVGYFPSSLGEVIVKRAGSRAGTEPSPPQGGSLSGPSAPPEEIWVLRKPFAGGDRSGSLSGMAVGRSSGAHTLHAGSEGVKLLATVLSQKSISESSSGDSPVKPLEGSAGAARPQPPAAHAGQVYAEQPSKKLEPASEGKANLAVWLSMIGLAQYYKVLVDNGYENIDFITDITWEDLQEIGITKLGHQKKLMLAVRKLAELQKAEYAKYEGGPLRQKAPQSLEVMAIESLPPPEPAPADCQSPKMTTFQDSELSGELQAAMTGPAEGATTPATAEKPSNHLPPTPRASMRQEPSLGGRARHMSSSQELLGDGLPGPGSPMSRSQEYLLDEGPAPGTPPKEARPSRHSHSIKRASVPPVPGKPRQVLPPGASPFTPPQTPTKAQPGSPQALGGPHGPAPATAKVKPTPQLLPPMERPMSPRSLPQSPTHRGFAYVLPQPVESEAGPAAPGPASAPAPVPVLCLPPEADVEPGRPKKRAHSLNRYAASDSEPERDELLVPAAAGPYATVQRRVGRSHSVRAPAGADKNVNRSQSFAVRPRKKGPPPPPPKRSSSAMASANLADESAPDAETKGAGTEDGLLGVRAQRRRASDLAGSVDTGSAGSVKSIAAMLELSSIGGGGRATRRPPEGHPTPRPDSPESGRVATVLASVKHKEAIGPDGEVVNRRRTLSGPVTGLLATARRGPGELVGPADHSRFVEDGTARQRPRGAAKGEASGEGSPLARVEASATLKRRIRAKQSQQENLKFILTESDTVKRRPKTKEREAGLEPPPSLSVYQNGTGTVRRRLGSEQAGPLELPPPPPPAEPPPSDLMHLPPLPPPESDARKPAKPPVSPKPVLAQPVPKLQGSPTPASKKVPLPGPSSPEVKCAHGTPPPVSPKPPPPPTAPKPAKAAAGLQSGSANPSPTPSPARQPPVALAKPASTPPSLSTSPAKPPSPGAPALHVPAKPPRAAAAAAAAATGPLAAPDGASPGDSARQKLEETSACLAAALQAVEEKIRQEDAQGLRPSATEKSTGSILDDIGSMFDDLADQLDAMLE, from the exons AGCTCCTGGGCTCCACCAAGAAGATCAATGTCAACTTTCAGGACCCGGATGG CTTCTCTGCCCTGCACCATGCGGCCCTGAATGGCAACACGGAATTGATCACCCTCCTGCTGGAAGCCCAGGCAGCTGTGGACATAAAGGACAACAAAG GCATGCGGCCACTGCACTACGCGGCCTGGCAGGGCCGGAAGGAGCCCATGAAGCTGGTGCTAAAGGCAGGCTCGGCGGTGAACGTGCCATCGGATGAGGGCCACATCCCCCTCCACCTAGCAGCCCAGCACGGTCACTATGATGTG TCTGAGATGCTGCTGCAGCACCAGTCCAACCCGTGCATGGTGGACAACTCGGGGAAGACACCTCTGGACCTGGCCTGTGAGTTCGGCCGCGTCGGG GTGGTCCAGCTGCTCCTCAGCAGCAACATGTGTGCAGCCTTGCTGGAGCCCCGGCCAGGGGACACCACTGACCCAAATGGCACCAGCCCCTTGCACCTGGCAGCCAAGAACGGTCACATCGATATTATCAG ACTCCTCCTCCAAGCTGGCATTGACATAAACCGCCAGACCAAGTCCGGCACGGCCCTGCATGAGGCTGCACTCTGTGGGAAGACGGAAGTGGTTCGGCTGTTGCTGGAG AATGGGATCAATGCCCATGTGCGGAACACATACAGCCAGACGGCCCTGGACATTGTGCACCAGTTCACCACGTCCCAGGCCAGCAAGGAGATCAAGCAGCTGCTGCGAG AGGCCTCGGCAGCTCTGCAGGTCCGGGCAACCCAAGATTATTGCAACAATTATGACCTGACCAGCCTCAACGTGAAAGCTGGGGATATCATCACA GTCCTTGAGCAGCATCCAGATGGCCGGTGGAAGGGCTGTATCCATGACAACCGGACAGGCAATGACCGGGTGGGCTACTTCCCATCCTCCCTGGGCGAGGTCATTGTCAAGCGAGCAG GTTCCCGAGCCGGCACCGAACCAAGCCCGCCCCAGGGAGGCAGCTTGTCGGGACCGTCTGCACCCCCTGAAGAGATCTGGGTGCTAAGGAAGCCTTTTGCAG GCGGAGACCGCAGCGGCAGCTTGAGCGGTATGGCCGTCGGCCGGAGCAGTGGGGCCCACACCCTGCATGCAGGCTCCGAAGGGGTCAAG CTCCTGGCAACAGTGCTCTCCCAGAAGTCCATCTCCGAGTCCAGCTCCGGGGACAGCCCTGTCAAGCCTCTGGAGGGCTCTGCAG GTGCGGCCCGGCCCCAGCCTCCAGCGGCCCATGCTGGGCAGGTCTATGCGGAGCAGCCATCTAAGAAGCTGGAGCCAGCATCGGAGGGCAAG GCTAACCTGGCCGTGTGGCTGTCCATGATTGGCCTGGCCCAGTACTACAAGGTGCTAGTGGACAATGGTTATGAGAACATCGACTTTATCACCGACATCACCTGGGAGGACCTACAGGAGATTGGAATCACCAAGCTGG GGCACCAGAAGAAGTTGATGCTGGCAGTGAGGAAACTGGCAGAGCTGCAGAAAGCAGAGTATGCCAAGTATGAAGGGGGACCTCTACGCCAGAAGGCACCGCAGTCCCTTGAAGTGATGGCCATTGAGTCACTGCCCCCACCTGAGCCTGCACCAGCTGACTGCCAGTCTCCTAAGATGACCACCTTCCAGGACAGTGAACTCAGCGGTGAGCTGCAGGCTGCCATGACTGGCCCAGCGGAGGGCGCCACCACCCCTGCCACTGCTGAGAAGCCCTCCAACCACCTGCCGCCCACCCCAAGGGCCTCCATGCGTCAGGAGCCCAGCCTGGGTGGGCGGGCACGGCACATGAGCAGCTCTCAGGAGCTTCTGGGTGATGGGTTACCTGGGCCTGGCAGCCCTATGTCACGAAGCCAGGAGTACCTGTTAGATGAGGGACCAGCCCCTGGTACTCCACCCAAGGAGGCTCGGCCCAGCCGCCACAGCCACAGCATCAAGCGGGCCAGTGTGCCCCCAGTGCCTGGCAAGCCACGACAGGTCCTTCCACCAGGTGCCAGCCCCTTTACACCCCCCCAGACTCCCACTAAAGCCCAGCCAGGTTCCCCCCAGGCCCTGGGGGGGCCTCATGGTCCAGCCCCAGCCACAGCCAAGGTGAAGCCCACCCCACAGCTGCTGCCACCAATGGAGCGGCCCATGTCGCCCCGCTCACTGCCTCAGTCACCCACACACCGTGGCTTTGCCTATGTTCTGCCCCAGCCGGTGGAGAGCGAGGCAGGGCCAGCTGCTCCAGGGCCTGCATCTGCCCCTGCACCTGTGCCCGTGCTGTGTCTGCCCCCTGAGGCTGATGTGGAGCCAGGGCGGCCCAAGAAACGCGCCCACAGCCTGAATCGCTATGCAGCATCTGACAGTGAGCCAGAGCGGGACGAGCTGCTGGTGCCAGCTGCTGCGGGGCCCTATGCCACAGTCCAGCGGCGTGTAGGCCGCAGCCACTCGGTGCGGGCACCTGCTGGTGCTGACAAGAACGTCAACCGCAGCCAGTCTTTTGCTGTGCGGCCCCGAAAGAAGGggcctccaccacctccacccaaACGCTCTAGCTCAGCCATGGCCAGCGCAAACCTGGCTGATGAGTCAGCACCAGATGCTGAAACTAAGGGGGCTGGGACGGAGGATGGCCTGCTGGGGGTTCGGGCACAGCGCCGACGGGCTAGTGACCTGGCTGGCAGCGTGGACACAGGCAGTGCCGGCAGTGTGAAGAGCATCGCAGCCATGCTTGAGCTGTCATCCATTGGGGGCGGAGGCCGGGCAACCCGTCGGCCCCCCGAGGGCCACCCCACGCCTCGCCCTGACAGCCCAGAGTCAGGCCGGGTGGCCACAGTGTTGGCCTCAGTGAAGCACAAGGAGGCCATTGGGCCCGATGGAGAGGTGGTGAACCGGCGCCGCACGCTCAGCGGGCCTGTCACAGGACTTCTGGCCACTGCCCGTCGGGGGCCTGGGGAATTGGTGGGGCCTGCAGATCACAGCCGCTTTGTGGAGGATGGCACTGCCCGGCAGCGGCCTCGAGGTGCAGCCAAAGGAGAGGCAAGTGGGGAGGGCTCTCCCTTGGCCCGGGTGGAGGCCAGTGCCACACTCAAGAGGCGTATCCGAGCCAAGCAGAGCCAGCAGGAGAACCTCAAGTTCATCCTGACTGAGTCTGACACTGTCAAGCGCCGGCCCAAGACCAAGGAGCGGGAGGCAGGTCTGGAGCCGCCCCCATCACTATCTGTGTACCAGAATGGCACGGGCACTGTGCGCCGCCGACTGGGCTCAGAGCAAGCTGGACCCCTGGAGCTGCCTCCGCCACCCCCACCAGCGGAGCCCCCGCCCTCTGACCTGATGCACTTGCCCCCGCTGCCCCCACCAGAAAGTGATGCCCGGAAGCCAGCCAAGCCACCTGTCTCTCCAAAGCCTGTCCTGGCTCAGCCTGTACCCAAGCTCCAGGGGTCGCCCACACCTGCCTCCAAGAAGGTGCCGCTGCCAGGTCCCAGCAGTCCAG AGGTGAAGTGTGCTCATGGCACGCCGCCGCCGGTGTCTCccaagccgccgccgccgcccacgGCGCCCAAGCCCGCCAAGGCCGCGGCAGGTCTGCAGTCAGGCAGCGCCAACCCGTCGCCCACGCCTTCGCCGGCGCGCCAGCCGCCCGTTGCCCTCGCCAAGCCAGCTAGCACGCCGCCCTCCTTGAGCACCAGCCCCGCCAAGCCCCCGTCTCCCGGCGCACCCGCGCTGCACGTGCCAGCCAAGCCGCCGcgcgccgctgccgccgccgccgcagccgccACTGGGCCCCTCGCCGCGCCCGACGGCGCCTCGCCTGGGGACAGCGCCCGGCAGAAGCTAGAGGAGACGAGCGCGTGCCTGGCGGCGGCGCTGCAAGCAGTAGAGGAAAAGATCCGGCAGGAGGACGCACAAGGCCTGCG CCCCTCGGCCACGGAGAAGAGCACGGGCAGCATCCTGGACGACATCGGGAGCATGTTTGATGACCTGGCGGACCAACTGGATGCCATGCTGGAGTGA